CCGTGTTGCGTCAGGCCGTGGCCGGAAGCGAGCCAGCCATTCGGGCGCTGCTGCTTCAGCGGCTTGGGGCCGACGGGCATCCTGATGCGCTGCCCCTGCTGCTGGAGGGCCTGCGCGATGCGTCACCCCTTGTACGCCAGTCCGCACGCCAGGGCTTGGCGCGGCAATCGGATGAACGCGCGGTGCAGGCGCTGGCTGCGTTGCCGGATGAACCATAAGCGAAACACGGCCCCGGCGTTGCCGTCACACGCTGCCGGTGGCTTGGTTGATACGTCGCACATGTGTTACAAAACGCAAATGTCATAACGCTCTGCCGATGGGAATCCGGCTGCGTTATGACCGGTACCGGTTACGGCTTCCGGCCGCGTAACTTTCCCGTAAAAAACACAGGACGGTCACCATGCCCCGCGTTGGCGGCGTCATTATCACTCACGGACAACTGGCGACGGAGTTGCTCCACGCCGCAGAAATGATTGTCGGCGACATCCGCCACGTGCGCGCCGTCTCGATTGACTGGCACGATGATGTGGAGATGGCGCAGGGAGTCATCGAGCGCGCCATTACGGAAGCCGATCAGGGGGGTGGCGTGCTCATTCTCACGGACCTGTTTGGCGGTACGCCGACCAACCTCGTCATGGCTTACAGCGGGCAGGTACGGGTGGAAATCGTCACCGGCGTCAACCTGCCGATGGTCATCAAGCTGGCGACGGCGCCCCCTGACTGGTCACTGCTCGACGTTGCCCGGTGCGTGACGGAACAGGGGCGCAAGAACATTCATCTGGCAAGTGAGCTGGTGCAGATGCGGACAAGTTGAGTCTCCGCCATCCGGGCCGGCTTGATCGCTCTCCATTTTTCCTTGCTTTCCGCAGCATTGTCGAAAGGTCCCCATGCCACTTGAGCGTCTGGTCACGGTGACGAATCCGTTGGGGCTGCATGCGCGTCCATCGGCGCGTCTAGTGACTGTCGTCAATCAGTTCAAGAGCCGGGTGCTTCTGCGCCGGGCGGATGATCCGAACTTTGTGGATGCCGGAAGTATCCTGAGCGTGATGTTCCTGGCCGCGGCGCGTGGAACACCGCTCGTCATCCGCGTCGAAGGCGAAGATGAAGCGGCGGCAATGGCGGCTGTTGTGGCGCTGTTTTCCGAAGGCCAGGAGTCCTCCCATGTCTTCTAATCCACTGACCGACACCGAACGGCACTTCACGGGGCTGGCCGCCTCGCCCGGCGTTGGTTTCGGGCAGGTGGCGCGCCTCGTGCCGCAGACCCGCCCGCCGCTGTTCATCCATGTGCTGCCGCACCGCGTAACACTCGAAATCGAGCGCGTCAAACGCGCCATGCAGCGCGCCCGCCGGCATCTGGAAAGCGTCCAGCACCATTTTCGGGAACAGGTCGGACATGGCTCGGCCTATCTGCTCGATCCATACATTCTCATGCTTGATGACGCGGTTTTGACGCAGGCCATCGAGGACAACATCCGCCAGCACCGCATCAATGCGGAGTGGGCGGTCAAGCGTGCGGTTGAGTCCCTGCTGGCGT
This window of the Chloracidobacterium sp. N genome carries:
- a CDS encoding PTS sugar transporter subunit IIA, which produces MPRVGGVIITHGQLATELLHAAEMIVGDIRHVRAVSIDWHDDVEMAQGVIERAITEADQGGGVLILTDLFGGTPTNLVMAYSGQVRVEIVTGVNLPMVIKLATAPPDWSLLDVARCVTEQGRKNIHLASELVQMRTS
- a CDS encoding HPr family phosphocarrier protein — its product is MPLERLVTVTNPLGLHARPSARLVTVVNQFKSRVLLRRADDPNFVDAGSILSVMFLAAARGTPLVIRVEGEDEAAAMAAVVALFSEGQESSHVF